A portion of the Candidatus Dormiibacterota bacterium genome contains these proteins:
- the secG gene encoding preprotein translocase subunit SecG, which yields MKTVLSVLQVILAVLVMLGVLLQTPKASGLGGTIGGSGDIGGGYRRRRGLERSLLRVTAILIGLFVVLSAINTYVGSH from the coding sequence GTGAAGACGGTTCTTTCAGTTCTCCAGGTCATCCTGGCCGTTCTCGTCATGCTTGGCGTCTTGCTTCAGACTCCGAAGGCGAGTGGTCTGGGTGGGACGATCGGAGGCAGTGGGGATATCGGTGGCGGTTACCGTCGCCGTCGCGGCCTGGAACGGAGCCTCCTCCGGGTGACGGCGATCCTGATCGGCCTGTTCGTGGTCCTGTCGGCGATCAACACGTACGTCGGGTCTCACTAA
- a CDS encoding phosphatidylserine/phosphatidylglycerophosphate/cardiolipin synthase family protein — MALIHRLRLPHPALLVLLAGLCGCSPGLARDAPAATTAAYPTAAAPPAAVGGDTVSVLARGVVAFPVIRKLIEGARRRVDVEVYELGRADLAADLVDAHRRGLEVTLITDPSVPSSEAAAIHLRAAGIAVSLYPVRRRMIDHVKLLVVDGGDAAVVGGINWGSSSDRNHDFDALVRGPAALNLERVFLRDLATTGRAVTVPAEAVDPAVVVATTLPDTGIHPLALELVEGARATLDLELFVLTDTAVVHALERAHARGVRVRLLLDPEQRPSDASAEQLRAAGVEVRLYRGAGEKLHAKAAVADGHRVLFGSANWTAGGFARNHELDIGLDSAPVAASLLGAMRSDWERSA; from the coding sequence ATGGCACTCATTCACCGCCTCCGCCTCCCCCACCCCGCTCTGCTGGTCCTCCTCGCCGGCCTCTGCGGCTGCTCCCCCGGGCTCGCCCGCGACGCGCCCGCCGCGACCACCGCCGCGTATCCCACCGCGGCGGCGCCACCCGCGGCGGTGGGGGGCGACACCGTCAGCGTCCTGGCCCGGGGCGTGGTCGCGTTCCCGGTCATCCGGAAGCTGATCGAGGGCGCCCGCCGCCGCGTCGACGTCGAGGTCTACGAGCTCGGCCGCGCCGACCTCGCCGCCGACCTCGTCGACGCCCACCGGCGGGGACTCGAGGTCACCCTCATCACCGACCCCTCGGTCCCGTCGAGCGAGGCCGCCGCAATCCATCTCCGCGCCGCGGGGATCGCGGTGTCCCTCTATCCGGTGCGACGGAGGATGATCGACCACGTCAAGCTCCTGGTGGTCGACGGCGGCGACGCGGCGGTGGTCGGGGGGATCAACTGGGGCAGCTCGTCGGATCGCAACCACGACTTCGACGCCCTGGTGCGGGGTCCCGCCGCGCTGAACCTCGAGCGGGTCTTCCTTCGCGACCTGGCCACCACCGGGCGGGCCGTCACCGTCCCCGCCGAGGCGGTCGACCCCGCGGTGGTGGTCGCCACCACCCTTCCCGACACCGGCATCCACCCGCTCGCCCTCGAGCTCGTCGAGGGAGCGCGTGCCACCCTCGACCTCGAGCTCTTCGTCCTCACCGACACCGCGGTGGTGCATGCGCTGGAGCGGGCGCACGCACGCGGAGTGCGGGTGCGCCTGCTGCTCGACCCGGAGCAGCGGCCCAGCGACGCCTCCGCCGAGCAGCTCCGCGCCGCCGGTGTCGAGGTGCGCCTCTACCGCGGCGCGGGCGAGAAGCTCCACGCCAAGGCGGCGGTCGCCGACGGCCACCGGGTCCTCTTCGGCAGCGCCAACTGGACCGCCGGCGGCTTCGCGCGCAACCACGAGCTCGACATCGGGCTCGACTCCGCCCCGGTGGCAGCCTCCCTGCTCGGCGCGATGCGCTCCGACTGGGAACGCTCGGCGTGA
- a CDS encoding phosphodiester glycosidase family protein, protein MLLRAAAGVVTALALVGAARPFVALSAPAGSVPSFSVDTVSKGAEVTWTTIDPLTTPIDAAVVQDGSARCFGGSNNGNGCFEHISSMVDRHHAAAGFTANYNNGDDILGLAVVDHHAWAPADPHTTSLCVGDAITGATRPTVTIMKGADATRCRTAVSGERVVADGQVSIEGMADDGRKGAFWWSVEHNSAVQRTVVGLKQDGTLMVAVVSARKSKDRNGMTVPQTARWLIDHGVVNAIALDGGHQAEAYVDGQGSIVPLQAGEPEVQVSLLLGHTVPVTPAPPVPAPPAPAPAPAVTVPSLSALIPTSAPHPAVARRGPVPGTGVLGSVVLPRLPESGALPAPGGAAAAGGGPGAFSGSVTSGSGGGTASAGAPGGLTAW, encoded by the coding sequence GTGCTGCTGCGCGCAGCGGCGGGGGTGGTCACCGCCCTCGCACTGGTCGGCGCGGCGCGGCCCTTCGTCGCCCTGAGCGCGCCCGCCGGCTCGGTGCCCTCCTTCAGCGTCGACACCGTGTCGAAGGGCGCGGAGGTCACCTGGACCACGATCGACCCGCTGACGACACCGATCGACGCGGCGGTGGTGCAGGACGGCTCGGCGAGGTGCTTCGGCGGGAGCAACAACGGCAACGGCTGCTTCGAGCACATCAGCTCGATGGTCGACCGCCACCATGCCGCCGCCGGCTTCACCGCGAACTACAACAACGGGGACGACATCCTCGGCCTCGCGGTGGTCGACCATCACGCCTGGGCCCCCGCCGACCCGCACACCACCTCGCTGTGCGTCGGCGACGCCATCACCGGGGCGACCCGGCCGACGGTGACGATCATGAAGGGCGCCGACGCCACCCGCTGCCGCACCGCGGTCTCCGGCGAGCGGGTGGTGGCCGACGGGCAGGTGAGCATCGAGGGGATGGCCGACGACGGCCGGAAGGGCGCCTTCTGGTGGAGCGTCGAGCACAACTCGGCGGTGCAGCGCACCGTCGTCGGGCTCAAGCAGGACGGCACCCTCATGGTCGCCGTGGTGTCCGCCAGGAAGAGCAAGGACCGCAACGGCATGACCGTGCCGCAGACGGCGCGGTGGCTCATCGACCACGGGGTGGTCAACGCCATCGCCCTCGACGGCGGCCACCAGGCCGAGGCGTACGTCGACGGACAGGGCTCGATCGTCCCGCTGCAGGCCGGCGAGCCGGAGGTGCAGGTCAGCCTGCTCCTCGGCCACACCGTCCCGGTGACCCCGGCGCCGCCGGTGCCCGCGCCCCCGGCGCCGGCCCCCGCGCCCGCGGTCACGGTGCCCTCGCTCTCAGCGCTGATCCCCACATCGGCCCCGCACCCCGCCGTCGCACGGCGCGGCCCGGTCCCGGGCACCGGCGTGCTCGGCAGCGTGGTGCTGCCCCGGCTGCCCGAGAGCGGCGCCCTTCCCGCGCCCGGCGGGGCGGCGGCTGCCGGGGGCGGACCGGGCGCGTTCTCGGGATCCGTGACCTCGGGCTCGGGCGGCGGCACCGCGTCGGCGGGGGCACCCGGCGGCCTCACCGCCTGGTAG